The proteins below are encoded in one region of Ephemeroptericola cinctiostellae:
- a CDS encoding succinylglutamate desuccinylase/aspartoacylase family protein, whose product MRVEQHNLSGASLGTQRAVTALHFGPESATRKIYIQASLHANELPGALTAYHLRQKLLELESQGQLHSKIVLVPMCNPIGLGQSIHYAHVGRFDLFSGQNFNRLGDLSLFEMTLTQLQTDQVILTSDAVSNVRTIRQAMTKALAQRQGVTQLEHLHLILLGLAHDADVVLDLHCDETAALHMYTLPQLWPTLEPLARFLGSRCQLLAEDTHVNPFDEALSTVWAKLRAAYPEANIPYACASTTVELRSRADVAHEFAVKDAHAIVQFLGFRGDVALTAAQTQALPDLLAAPNPLSGKAYVLAPHSGVVVFHIEAGDDIAEGQIVAEVIDPIHGESVGVFSPIDGFVYARNTIQFAQQGDNLISVSGQVDLGRGAGLSA is encoded by the coding sequence ATGCGTGTTGAACAACACAATTTATCAGGTGCATCATTGGGTACTCAAAGGGCTGTGACCGCATTACACTTCGGCCCAGAGTCTGCAACCCGCAAAATTTACATTCAGGCGAGCTTGCATGCCAATGAATTGCCAGGGGCTTTGACCGCTTATCATTTGCGTCAAAAATTACTTGAGCTCGAATCACAAGGACAGCTTCATTCGAAAATCGTCTTGGTGCCCATGTGCAATCCGATTGGCTTGGGGCAGAGCATCCATTATGCCCATGTGGGGCGTTTTGATTTATTTTCAGGTCAGAACTTCAATCGCTTGGGTGATTTGAGTTTGTTTGAAATGACTTTGACCCAGCTTCAAACCGATCAAGTCATTTTGACTTCGGATGCAGTGAGCAATGTGCGCACCATACGTCAAGCCATGACCAAGGCACTGGCGCAGCGACAGGGTGTGACTCAACTTGAACATTTGCATTTGATTTTACTTGGCCTTGCCCATGATGCCGATGTTGTGCTTGATTTGCATTGCGATGAAACAGCGGCTTTACACATGTACACGTTGCCTCAGTTGTGGCCAACTTTAGAACCGCTGGCTCGATTTTTGGGTAGCCGATGCCAACTGTTGGCTGAAGACACCCATGTCAATCCTTTTGATGAGGCTTTATCAACCGTTTGGGCTAAATTGCGTGCCGCTTATCCAGAGGCGAACATCCCTTATGCATGTGCCAGTACGACTGTTGAGTTGCGCAGTCGAGCCGATGTGGCGCATGAATTTGCAGTGAAAGATGCCCATGCCATTGTACAGTTTTTGGGATTCCGAGGTGATGTAGCTTTGACTGCAGCGCAGACACAAGCGCTTCCAGATTTATTGGCGGCACCCAATCCTTTATCAGGTAAAGCGTATGTGCTTGCGCCTCATTCTGGCGTGGTGGTTTTTCACATCGAAGCGGGTGATGATATTGCTGAAGGACAAATTGTGGCTGAAGTCATTGATCCCATTCATGGCGAGTCGGTTGGTGTGTTCAGCCCGATTGACGGATTTGTTTATGCGCGGAATACCATACAGTTTGCTCAGCAAGGTGATAATTTAATCAGTGTTTCAGGTCAGGTTGATTTGGGTCGCGGTGCTGGCTTGTCGGCATAA
- a CDS encoding ABC transporter permease yields MNPNAFDIFFRTFLKCLEGLPLTLLLTFSAVLMGLVLAIPLSVIHARRSTFPARCVRLFAYFFTGTPLLVQMYLFYKGFPEFDWVQSLMETEAFDFLKEGFFWVWLALTLNTTAYLIEIFSGAIKNTDNGEVEAGRAYGLSAGQVTRHIVLPSALRRALPAYSNEVIMMLQSTALASSFTLYEVMGQAIIMNSETYRPFPVFIAAATVYLLLTFILVYLFRLAENRYLAHLKPRTH; encoded by the coding sequence ATGAATCCTAATGCTTTTGATATTTTCTTTCGTACTTTTTTAAAATGTTTAGAAGGTTTGCCATTGACCTTGTTGCTGACATTCAGTGCGGTGTTGATGGGGCTGGTGTTGGCCATTCCTTTGTCGGTGATTCATGCCCGCCGTTCTACTTTTCCTGCACGTTGCGTTCGCTTGTTCGCTTATTTCTTTACAGGTACGCCATTGTTGGTGCAAATGTATTTGTTTTATAAAGGCTTTCCTGAGTTTGATTGGGTTCAATCCTTGATGGAAACAGAAGCTTTTGACTTCTTGAAAGAGGGTTTCTTTTGGGTGTGGTTGGCATTAACTTTGAATACAACGGCGTATTTGATTGAGATTTTTTCAGGTGCAATCAAAAACACTGACAATGGCGAAGTGGAAGCGGGTCGTGCTTATGGTCTGAGTGCGGGTCAAGTCACCCGCCACATCGTGTTGCCTTCTGCCTTGCGCCGTGCCTTACCTGCGTACAGCAATGAGGTCATCATGATGCTGCAATCCACCGCTCTGGCATCGTCTTTTACTTTGTATGAGGTGATGGGGCAAGCGATCATTATGAATTCAGAAACATACCGTCCTTTCCCTGTCTTTATTGCTGCGGCAACGGTTTATTTATTGCTCACATTCATTTTGGTGTATTTGTTCCGTTTGGCTGAAAACCGCTATTTGGCGCATTTGAAACCAAGGACTCATTAA
- a CDS encoding ABC transporter permease — MDKINIIMQYMPRILSGAWLTLAVALLSFALSFALGLLGANMRLSKNKLINGIATAYSTIVRGVPDLVWMFLIYYGLQYWLNDFAEAYNYETIEISPFMAGVFTIAFIFGAYFTETFRGAMLAIPSGQMEAGYAYGMSAWQVLKRITFPLLMRFALPGVKNNWLVLTKTTALVSIVGLDDVTRLAQLAGSKEQMSFMFNLVSALLFLLLTTVSLVVFRKLERQYARGVREVRYES, encoded by the coding sequence ATGGATAAAATAAATATCATCATGCAGTACATGCCACGCATATTAAGCGGTGCATGGCTGACATTGGCGGTGGCATTGCTGTCATTCGCACTTTCTTTTGCTTTGGGTTTGCTGGGCGCCAACATGCGTTTGTCCAAAAACAAACTCATCAACGGCATAGCGACAGCTTATTCCACCATTGTTCGCGGTGTGCCCGACTTGGTTTGGATGTTTCTCATTTATTATGGTTTGCAATACTGGCTGAATGATTTTGCTGAAGCATACAATTACGAAACCATTGAAATCAGTCCGTTTATGGCCGGTGTATTCACGATTGCATTTATTTTTGGTGCTTATTTCACAGAAACGTTTCGTGGTGCCATGTTGGCGATTCCATCTGGCCAAATGGAGGCAGGTTATGCGTACGGCATGAGTGCTTGGCAGGTGCTCAAGCGGATTACTTTCCCTTTGCTCATGCGCTTTGCTTTGCCTGGGGTGAAAAACAATTGGCTGGTGCTGACGAAAACCACTGCATTGGTGTCGATTGTCGGCTTGGACGATGTGACCCGTTTGGCGCAGCTGGCTGGTAGTAAGGAGCAAATGTCTTTCATGTTCAACTTGGTTTCAGCATTGTTGTTTTTGTTATTGACCACGGTGTCTTTGGTCGTTTTCCGTAAATTGGAACGCCAATATGCACGTGGCGTGCGTGAGGTGCGTTATGAATCCTAA